GTTCCATTGAGGCAGGAGCGCCATGCGATCTGGCGAAAGGATCGCCAAGGTCTGAGACGTTTTACTACCGTGTTGGTTTCGCGGCCTACGTTGACAGTCACGAGTTCGTAGCGTTCTACAGCGGCAGGTCCATGGCCGAGCTGCTGAATGAGAAAACTCTGGTGGAGATTCCAGCCGTGAGAGAAGACCACCAGCACTTCGACGAGGCCCGTGAACAACGTCTCGAGGAGCAACTGAGTGATCGGCTGATGTTGCCGGTCAGCCGATGAGCACCTTCTCCGGGTCTGGCCGGTGAGCTCGAACGTCAGCTCTTCTCGGAGTACGTTGACAGGAGGCAATGCGCTCCCTATAGACAGTCAATACGCTCCCTATAGAATAGTTACTCCATCTGCTCCGGAAAACCATCGATGACCGAAACCGAATTCATGGAAATTGTGTGTGAAGTGCGGAATATTGACGATCCTTCCTTCCTCGACATCCCGTTAGAGGCGGCCCCGTTTGACTCGCTCGACCTGCTGGAACTGCGGGCTTCGTTGGAAACGCGCCTCCAACTGCCGCTAACGGACGAAAAATTCAACTCGGCTTCAACGCTGCGCGACCTTTATCTACTGGTCAACAAATGAGCGACACGGTCATTCACCTGCCGCAGACCGATGCCACCGGTCTCTCGGAGAACTGGTTGTTCAAACACTGCGGCGAAATGCACTGGGATTATCTCTGCGCGGCCATGGGCGTGAGCGGCGTCAATTCCCAGGAAATGCGGGATGATGCAGGCAGGCGGCTATACCCAACCTTCGTGGCGATCAAGGGAAGGTATGCAACGCCCCTTTCCATGGTCCAGATGGACCAGCGCTTTAAAACCAGAGTCGAACTCACTCATTTCGGACGAGTTTTCTTTCACAGCACGATCACTTTCGGCAATGAAGAGACTCGATTCGAACTGGAGATGCTCACTACTTTCGTGGCGCGCAATAAAAACGGGCTCAATGATCTGCATCAGTCGCTTCCCTCTGCGAACCTTGTATATAAC
This portion of the Terriglobia bacterium genome encodes:
- a CDS encoding acyl carrier protein, translating into MTETEFMEIVCEVRNIDDPSFLDIPLEAAPFDSLDLLELRASLETRLQLPLTDEKFNSASTLRDLYLLVNK